AGGCGCCGTGCGGGCTACCAGCTCATCAAACGATTCCAGCAGCAGCTGATCCAATAAGTTGGGTGGCGCTTGTAGCGCCTCATACAGCGGCTCGAAGCTGGTAGCAGATAAAGCCAGTTTTTCGGCGTAGCGCGAAAAGCCAAACTGCGGCCCTACCGTTTCCTTTATTAAGTCGGCGAGGTCTTCGAGGTAGAGCGTAGCTAAGTGACGGGCCTGATCGGTGAGGCCCATGGTGCCAAAAGCCGTATCAAGGTCGGCTACGTTATCGAAGCGGGAAGCTTCGGGTAGATAGCGGCCATGACAAATACGGGGAGCCAACGTATTGTCTTTGTTCTGCAAAAACCGGATGACCGGCTCAACAGTAGCCAAGTAGCTGTGTTGCAGCCGCACTATTCGCCGGGCGTTATCCGACAGCTTAAAGCTGCCAGCCTCTATAGCTGCAAATACCCGTCGAAGCCCGGCCTTCGAAAAAAGCTTCAGTACCAGTTCCAAGCCAAGGTCGGCCTGTGTGCTGGCATAACCGCGCGCACTTAGAAAGCCTTTTAGGTAAGCAGTAGCCGGGTACGGCGTGTTAAGCTGGGTAAGCGGCGGGGTTACAAGAAGAATGCGAAGACTGGTCACAACGGCACAACAACGGGAGAGGGCACAAAGATACCGAACCGTGACGGTGCACGATTCCGTTCCGCCACGTTGCCAGTGTTTTGCCTACGAGGTGTAGTTTTCCCGAACACTAGGGAAAAAGCCCCCAGCTATCCTATAATTCGTCCAGCGACATCCGCTTCGGCATTAGGTCGCGGCGGAATTCGCTTACGGAGCGACCCGTTACCTGCCGAAACTGATTGCTCAGATGCTGACCGCTGCTGTAGCGCATATGATCAGCTATTTCGCTGAGCGTCAACTCACCATAGCTCAACATTTCCTTGACGCGCTCAATCTTAAGGCGAATCAGGTATTTCTCGATGGTGAGGTTGGCAGTACGCGAAAAGACTTTGCTTAAGTGCGAATAGGTAGCCGAGAACCGGTCGGTGAGGAACGCCGACGTGGTGAGGGGCATGCGCGCGGTGCGCAGGTGCTCTAAATATTCGGCGAGGGAGGTTTTTATTTGCTCAGTAAGCTGCTCCGCACGCCCAGTCAGGACATCGAAACCAGCTTCGCGCAGCAAAGGCGCTACCGTGGCAGGGTCGACGGGCGTGGTGTGCTTTAGTTGGGCATGGCCCAATTTAACTTCTGTAGGTTGATACCCAGCCTGTTCGAGCACGTGGTGCACGGCTTCAATGCAACGTGGGCAAACCATGTTTTTAATGTAGAGCAGCGTAGTTTTCACGGGCGAGGTTTTGGTTTTTGGTCTGAACGCGGAGCCGAACGAGTCGACTTCCGCGAAGGTGAGTTAGGAACTGCAACAGAACGCGCACGCTGATCGGATTTAGGCTGATTTACTGCCCAACCCGGACCGAACCAATTAGCTGCTGCCCAATTAATGAAGGGGACAACACCTAAAAAGGTAACGGCTAAGAGCCAGAAAAATAAAAAAAACGCGCCAAACACACGGACCAACAATTCATTTTGCACACCGAATACATATACTACCAGCATCACTGCGAGTAATAGACTTATGCCGGCTATTAGGCCTGTACGGCGCCATAACGGACGATAAGTGACTAGTACAGAGCGACTGGCAGGCATTGCTAAAGTGTAAGCAGAACGACAAAGATATTGTTTCTAGAACTTTTGAGCTTTCTGAGCGACTACCAGGTCTGGTAGCTCCTGTTGCAGTGACTGTCCTTGGTCGTCGGACCAAGGATTCATTTGGTTACTAAGCTGCGAGCCATGCAAGCCGATGTCGGCAGGCAAACGGTAAAATGATGCCTGGCAGATGTGGGACGCGGGCTCCAGGTACGCAATTTGGTAAGCGTAGCAGCAGCCGAATAGGTAATATTGGATCGGCTGTTTTTGCCATTGAACTGATCGGCAGCCATCAAGATAGGATATTCCGAACGAAAAAGGACGAATGAGCCGGTGTGGCCGTCGGATTCCTCAGCGAAATGAGCCGCCTTAGGCAGCTGGCCAAGCCCGGCTATGCGGTGCCCATTGGCCAGTTGCCCCACTAAAGCCCGAACGCAGAGTAGCTAAGCACAGCGTTGGATGGGGCTGAAGAAATGAGCATAAGCGAAGGGTTGAGGTTCGGTTTGCGAATTCTAATGTACATACATTCAATTAATTTTTCTAGTTCGAACTGCTATAGTCGGTAGCTAAAATCAACTACCGCTTCAATCTGCCGTATCATAGGTTAACCCGTTTACTTGCCTTGTATATACTTGTACCCAACTCATGAAAACTTCCTTTTTGCCTCGAATTCTGCTCCTGGGGGGCATTTTTGCTATTTCGCTCACTAGCTGCAGCACCGGTACTGACCCAGGCGAAACCAATGTGGAAAGTGGCTCCGCGAAAGAGCAGGTAAATGAAAATAAATCGGACGCCAACGACCCCGACGATAAACTTTACACGACTTCTGATGCTGCCACCAACGGAGCTACGGCCGATACCTCTACCGTAAAAACCGGTAAGCAAGTGTATGATGAAGCCGATGACCGGCGCGACGAAAATGTGGATGGCAAGGCCGGCCCACAATAATCAGGACTGCACAAAAAAAGCCCCCCAGACAAGTCCGGGGGGCTTTTTTTGTGCGGTAAAACCTAGGTTTTAGTAAAACACAAAGCTGTTCGGGCCGATATTCACGCCAAATGAATCGATAGCCATGCCCGTGGGTTGGTAGCGGATAACCTTGCCCGTGGTGGTAAATGGGGCAATCGATCCGTAAATCGTGTTGTCCTGCGGATCGATGCCTAAGCCGTAGAAGTTACGACGCACAAGAGGCGTAGCCGGTAGCGTTGAGGAAGTTGCGCTAAGCTGATATACGGCGCTCCGATAGCTATAATATAGCTGGTCCTTGGCCGCATTAATCACCAGATTGCTGGGGCCGCCGCTAGGGAAAGGCAGTACTGTTTGGTTGGTTGGGCTGCCCGGCGCAAAGCGTATCAAACTGCCGTTAGTAGAAGAAACTACGGCAAACGTAGGTGCCGGACCATAGCGCGTAATACCAGCGCAGGCCACCCAGAGGTTACCACTTTTGTCCTGCACTATACTGGTAGGGCCATCCTGTACCTGAATGGTGGTTTCTACCACGTCAGAAGTGGGGTTGATAACGCTGACGGTGTTTTCATCTGAGTTGGCGACGTACAAGCGGCCATTAGCCAAAAGCAGCTGCTCGGGCTGCCGGCCTACCGGAATAGACTTGGTTACGGTATTCGTGCGCAGATCTATAACGGCTACTCGGCCCGGCTTGCCGCGCTCAATCCACTCGGTGAGGTAAGCCTTCGATGAGCTTACCGCTACGAGGTAGCGTGGCTGCTGCAATCGGTCGATGGTGGCTACCTGCTTAAAGTCGGCCATAGTCACTACTTCTACCTTGCCAGTGGCATTTACCACAATGTAGCCTTGGTCGCCAACTACCGTCATCGACTGCACCACATCGCCCAGAATGCGGCCATTGACTTTGGTAAACAAGTTATTATCAACAACTGTCTTAGACGTTTTGCTGAATAAGCTGATGGCACCGTTGGGCGTATTAAACTGGCCCTCGTTAACGACATATACGTTGGATCCGTTGCCAGCAGGCGCAGGCGGACCGGTAAGCGGACCATCACTCTCAGGGTCGCAGCCAATGAGGGTAAGCGCGCCGACGCCCGTGAGCAGGGTGCGCGTGAAGAAAGAGGAAAGGCGGAGTTGGAACATATAATAAAAGAGTAAAAAGAAAGGAATCTTGATTAGCGCCAAGTGAGGCGGAGGCTGAGCGCGACGTTGCGCGGCGGCATGGCCCGGTAGGCATATACCTGGTAGTTCCGGTTGGTTAGATTGAAGCCTTGCGCCAGCACCGTCACGGCCCAGGTAGGCGTAATAGCCAGCGTTCGGCCCAGGCTGGCGTTAAGCAGGGTATAAGACGGCAGGAAATCGACGGCGGAAGCATCGGTGTAGCGGTAGCCGGTGAAGGTGAGGCCAGTGGTAAGCTGCCATTTGTGCCAGCTCTGATCCGTGGTGAAGGCAAACGAATGCAGCGGCACGTAAGGCAACTGCCGGCCCACCGGGTCAGGATCTTCAGCGCGGCCTTTCACCTTTTCCGACTGCGTAAAACCGTAAGCCGCCCGAGCCGTGAGCGAATAAGCCCCCCAATGACCAGTCAGCTGCGAACTGGCTTCTACACCCCGGGCACGCACTTGGCGCAGGTTGCGCGGCGTGTAGTCGCCTTGGGTATTCGGCAACCATTGCACCCAGTCGTCTACTACTTGGTGATAAGCCGTGAGTTCTGTTTGGAGGTTCCAGGGGGCATTTTTGGTGAACTGATGCCGCAGGCCAGCCTCATAGCCAAGGCCGTTTTCGGGGCGAAGATTCGGGTCGCCGGTACGCCAGAAACGCTCGTTCAGGGTAGGGGCACGGTAGCTGCGCGAGGCGCTTACTTTCAGGGATACTTGTTGAGCAGAAGTTTGCCAGAACTGCCATTCGGCCCCTACGGTAGGGGCAAGCGGCGGTCGGCGGCCAGATATAAATGCCTGCCTTAGGTTAGCTGTGAGCTGCAAGCGAGGGACAGGATCGTAGCGTAGCAGCCCAAAGCCCGAAAACCGGTTTTCGGACACTGAACGGCCGTAGCCATCTACTTCAGCCGCAAAGTGCTGGGCTTCACCACCAAGTCGCAGGCTCGCTTTGAGTTGAAAGTGACTGTGTGCTCGGCCTGTGCCTGCGTGGTGCGAACCCGCGAATTGCTTGTCAGGTCGTCGTTTCGGTAATCAATAACGTCCTCAAACCACGCCACCCGCACCACCGACTCATGACGCCCGGAGGCTACGTGGCGGTAGCCGGCCAGCAGGCGGCGGCTTTGGTCTCGCTCACGAGCGTGGTTGTTGCCTGAACCAATGGCCGGCTGAAGCTGCCGGTCGGCATCCGTGAGCCAGATAGCCGCCATTAGCTCGCCCCGCTCACCCAGACGAAGAGTGGCGTCCTGGCTTAGGCTCCATTGGCGCACTGCCGCATTCTGCTGGTGCCGGCGTACCAAACCCGTTATTTCGGGTGAGTTGTAAGGGAAATCATTTCGGGCTTCGCGGTAGGAGGCTGCTGTACGTACAGCTACCCTTTGATTGCTGAAGCGCCCTTCCACGCTGCCCGCGCCCAAGCCATACTGACCCGCATCCAGCTGGGCACTTACCTGTGGGCCTGCCCCCAGCGAATAGGCGAGGAAAGTAGTACGGTGCCGCCCACGGCGCCGGTGCCATACGTAGCGCCGGCCGGCCCATGCTGCACATCGATGCGAGTGCTGGCCCCAGCAGGTAAAAGGGCAAAATCAGCCTCTCCCAGCGAAGGTAAGTTGATGTTGAAGCCATTCCACAGCACGGCCGTGTGCCTAGCCGATGTGCCCCGAATCGTAATAGAAGACAGTTGCCCAGGCCCGTAATTCTTGATAAACAGAGGCGTGCGCGCCGCCAATACATCGGTAAGTGTGCCCGTGCGGTACTGACTCAAGGCCAGCGAGTCGATAGAGGTAAGGCGGCTGCCCACAGCAAACCGGCCGGGGCGTGCGGCTTGTACCCGCACATCAGGAAGCAGTTGGACGGTGGAAAGCCGGCTGGAATCAGAAGGTAAGCTACCGGTGGGAGTGGCTTGCTGGGCCTGACTAGGAAAGGCGCTGAAAAAGGCCCCCACTAGTCCCAAAGCCGATAGTGGCTTAAGCAGCAAGCGCCGCCAAGATATAGATGTACGCATAATCCGAACTAAATTTTCGGTTTAGGAAAATTCAGTTCAAAACCTCGCATAAGTCCTCCTAAAGCAGGAAAACTACCGCGAAGCCGAGGCCGAAAACAGGAAAACCGGCCGCCCAAAGCGGCCACTGCATTCGTTCTCCGCCCTTCCTCCGAAAGCGCTGAACATTAAACTTGTACAGGCAGGTCTCCTGGCTTGCTTCGAGTGGCGCCGCCTTCCCATTTCTCGAACTTCTGCTAGAGCAGAAGCTTTCAGCGAAACAGTGGCAGGGGGATTGGCCCACCCTCCTTTGAAGCGTACAGTTGCGGGGACAGCTCCCGATTTGAACGGGATTCCCTTTTCAGCCTCGCCCCACAATCGGGGTCTGGCCACCTATAACAGCACAAAGATAGCGGCATTCGGTCGAATACAACGCGTATCATGTCAGGCGGAAGGTAATGAAGGCGAGTACAAACTCGTCGGTAGTCGTATAGAAGCTTAAATGACCCTTCAGTTTAGATAATGGCCACCAAATTGCCCCCCAGCTTCTACCGTCGTCCCGACCCGGTCCAGATTGCCCACGAACTGCTCGGTAAGCATGTATTTTCAAACCTTAATGGCGAGCTAACCGGTGGCCGCATCGTGGAGGCTGAAGCATATTCCCACGTCGGTGACCAGTCACTCACCATGCACATCAAGCGTCGCGGAGCCCACTCGCAAGCTTTATTGGAGCCAGGTGGACGTGCTTACCTCTACCAAGTATATCAGCGGCATACCTTATTCAACATCAGCACCAATGAGGCAGAAAAGCCTGATACAGTGCTTATTCGGGCTATTGAGCCGTTGCAGGGAATAGAAATCATGCTACAGCGACGAGGGCAAACGACAGTCTCACCGAAGCTTACTGCTGGTCCGGGCTTGCTGACGCAGGCGCTTGGTATCACGCCTGCCCTTACCGGTGCGGATTTGCAAGGCGATGTGCTATGGTTAGAAGATCATGGCGAAATAGTGCCTGAAGAACAGGTAAAAAGAAGCGCCCGCGTCGGGCTGGCCTATGCTGGCGACGAAGCCGCTAACCTGCCCTGGCGCTTTCGCATCATTGGCAACCCGTGGACCAGCAAAGCCTCATAGTCATGTACACTAGCGCAGTAATATTTCTTAGAACCCAAAAAAGCCCCCCAGACTAGTTCTGGGGGCTTTTTTGGGTGATTATATCGGCCAATTTGTTTCCGTCAACTCAACCAATCAGAAAAGTCTGCGGTTTGGCTTTTCTCGCAGACTAGCACCATCAGACGGCCGCGCAGATCGGTAGTAGCA
The window above is part of the Hymenobacter radiodurans genome. Proteins encoded here:
- a CDS encoding TonB-dependent receptor, whose protein sequence is MRTSISWRRLLLKPLSALGLVGAFFSAFPSQAQQATPTGSLPSDSSRLSTVQLLPDVRVQAARPGRFAVGSRLTSIDSLALSQYRTGTLTDVLAARTPLFIKNYGPGQLSSITIRGTSARHTAVLWNGFNINLPSLGEADFALLPAGASTRIDVQHGPAGATYGTGAVGGTVLLSSPIRWGQAHR
- a CDS encoding DUF5074 domain-containing protein; translated protein: MFQLRLSSFFTRTLLTGVGALTLIGCDPESDGPLTGPPAPAGNGSNVYVVNEGQFNTPNGAISLFSKTSKTVVDNNLFTKVNGRILGDVVQSMTVVGDQGYIVVNATGKVEVVTMADFKQVATIDRLQQPRYLVAVSSSKAYLTEWIERGKPGRVAVIDLRTNTVTKSIPVGRQPEQLLLANGRLYVANSDENTVSVINPTSDVVETTIQVQDGPTSIVQDKSGNLWVACAGITRYGPAPTFAVVSSTNGSLIRFAPGSPTNQTVLPFPSGGPSNLVINAAKDQLYYSYRSAVYQLSATSSTLPATPLVRRNFYGLGIDPQDNTIYGSIAPFTTTGKVIRYQPTGMAIDSFGVNIGPNSFVFY
- a CDS encoding DNA-3-methyladenine glycosylase, coding for MATKLPPSFYRRPDPVQIAHELLGKHVFSNLNGELTGGRIVEAEAYSHVGDQSLTMHIKRRGAHSQALLEPGGRAYLYQVYQRHTLFNISTNEAEKPDTVLIRAIEPLQGIEIMLQRRGQTTVSPKLTAGPGLLTQALGITPALTGADLQGDVLWLEDHGEIVPEEQVKRSARVGLAYAGDEAANLPWRFRIIGNPWTSKAS
- a CDS encoding TonB-dependent receptor domain-containing protein; protein product: MSENRFSGFGLLRYDPVPRLQLTANLRQAFISGRRPPLAPTVGAEWQFWQTSAQQVSLKVSASRSYRAPTLNERFWRTGDPNLRPENGLGYEAGLRHQFTKNAPWNLQTELTAYHQVVDDWVQWLPNTQGDYTPRNLRQVRARGVEASSQLTGHWGAYSLTARAAYGFTQSEKVKGRAEDPDPVGRQLPYVPLHSFAFTTDQSWHKWQLTTGLTFTGYRYTDASAVDFLPSYTLLNASLGRTLAITPTWAVTVLAQGFNLTNRNYQVYAYRAMPPRNVALSLRLTWR
- a CDS encoding helix-turn-helix domain-containing protein — translated: MKTTLLYIKNMVCPRCIEAVHHVLEQAGYQPTEVKLGHAQLKHTTPVDPATVAPLLREAGFDVLTGRAEQLTEQIKTSLAEYLEHLRTARMPLTTSAFLTDRFSATYSHLSKVFSRTANLTIEKYLIRLKIERVKEMLSYGELTLSEIADHMRYSSGQHLSNQFRQVTGRSVSEFRRDLMPKRMSLDEL